In the genome of Lacerta agilis isolate rLacAgi1 chromosome 2, rLacAgi1.pri, whole genome shotgun sequence, one region contains:
- the CACNG5 gene encoding voltage-dependent calcium channel gamma-5 subunit, which translates to MLLGMSTCGRKALTLLSSVFAVCGLGLLGIAVSTDYWLYLEEGIILPQNQSAEIKMSLHSGLWRVCFLAGEERGRCFTIEYVMPMNVQLTSESTVNVLKMIRSATPFPLVSLFFMFIGFILSNIGHIRPHRTILAFVSGIFFILSGLSLVVGLVLYISSINDEMLNRTKDSETYFTYRYGWSFAFSAISFLLTESAGVMSVYLFMKRYTAEEMYRPHPGFYRPRLSNCSDYSGQFLHPDAWVRGRSPSDISSDASLQMNSSYPALLKCPDYDQMSSSPC; encoded by the exons ATGCTTTTGGGAATGAGCACCTGTGGCAGAAAGGCCCTGACTCTGCTTAGCAGCGTGTTTGCCGTTTGTGGATTGGGACTCCTGGGGATTGCTGTGAGCACGGACTACTGGCTGTATCTGGAGGAAGGAATTATCCTGCCCCAAAACCAGAGTGCTGAAATCAAGATGTCTCTGCACTCTGGGCTCTGgagggtttgttttttggcag GTGAAGAACGTGGGAGGTGCTTCACGATAGAATACGTCATGCCAATGAATGTCCAGCTGACATCTGAATCAACTGTCAATGTTTTAA AGATGATTCGTTCTGCCACCCCATTTCCCTTGGTCAGCCTATTCTTCATGTTTATCGGATTCATTCTAAGCAACATAGGGCATATTCGACCTCACAGAACCATCCTGGCCTTCGTATCTGGGATCTTCTTCATTCTGTCTG GTTTATCTCTGGTTGTGGGGCTCGTTCTGTACATTTCCAGCATCAACGATGAGATGCTCAACAGAACCAAGGACTCCGAGACTTACTTCACTTATAGATATGGATGGTCATTTGCTTTTTCTGCCATCTCTTTTCTCCTGACAGAG aGCGCAGGTGTCATGTCTGTCTACCTGTTCATGAAGAGATATACCGCAGAGGAGATGTACAGGCCTCATCCTGGCTTCTACCGCCCACGGCTTAGCAACTGCTCCGACTACTCTGGCCAGTTCCTCCACCCGGATGCCTGGGTTCGTGGACGCAGCCCTTCCGACATCTCCAGCGATGCATCTCTCCAGATGAACAGTAGTTACCCTGCTCTACTGAAATGTCCAGATTATGACCAGATGTCGTCCTCTCCATGTTGA